The Acidobacteriota bacterium genome has a segment encoding these proteins:
- a CDS encoding proton-conducting transporter membrane subunit, producing MSPNATLTPYLFAAFGILAVSAGIAPFLAKNKRLAGIVNFLAAAASGGLIVTAGLKAVGGASAGIETVRLGPLALPFLIDGFSGLFLIVIGVMAALSALYSIRYMEHYEDYGAGGYYAAFPLFILGMAALVTVDDLSTGFTIAWQIMTLASFFLIRYEHRKKENVKIAVTYLVLMEISWLLVVAGAWFVNGYRFGEDTHAIMAKMGGTSPGSLAAFAAFLLVGFGIKAGVWPLGRLWLPGAHSVAPSPVSALLSGVMLKTGVYGLMRTFLFMAPKAEENFDIRAWGIGIAALGTITLFIGTVQSVKQSDAKRLLAFSSIGQIGYIVLASGLVLVLAPSTDAAAQYLAVIVAVGAMYHIVNHAVFKGLLFMTGGSLLYATGTKDLNRLGGLITLMPLTAVLAGIASLSISGMPPTSGFASKWSIISSSLLAGRSDAALLFFGIVALFTSAVTLACYVKFFGMAFTSSGTEWTVKKTVREVPAAMLIPKILLAAICVIQGLFPLLFYGLFGRVFAASKGFIAENSLSVMAGDGILRLSLSGIRLRYPPSLPPGEIAAALSPLILFAVFLGALILAFLLKRAGGAKDVPAQTWLCGYKEPENINRYVDKSMFAAFKKLFRWTGGEPQDHETLPVDHRGEPSC from the coding sequence ATGAGCCCGAATGCAACCCTCACGCCCTATCTCTTCGCCGCCTTCGGCATCCTGGCCGTTTCGGCCGGGATCGCTCCGTTTCTCGCAAAAAACAAACGCCTGGCCGGAATCGTGAATTTCCTGGCCGCGGCCGCCTCCGGCGGCCTGATCGTGACGGCGGGGTTGAAAGCCGTCGGCGGAGCCTCGGCCGGTATCGAAACCGTCCGTCTCGGACCGCTGGCGCTGCCCTTCCTCATCGACGGCTTTTCCGGACTCTTCCTGATCGTCATCGGTGTCATGGCGGCCCTGAGCGCCCTCTATTCGATCCGCTACATGGAACACTACGAAGACTACGGGGCGGGCGGCTATTATGCCGCCTTTCCGCTCTTTATTCTGGGCATGGCCGCCCTGGTGACGGTGGACGATCTCTCCACGGGGTTCACGATCGCCTGGCAGATCATGACCCTGGCCTCTTTCTTCCTGATCCGCTACGAACACCGAAAAAAAGAAAACGTCAAGATCGCCGTGACTTACCTCGTCCTCATGGAAATCTCCTGGCTTCTCGTCGTCGCCGGGGCCTGGTTCGTCAACGGCTACCGGTTCGGGGAGGACACTCACGCCATCATGGCCAAAATGGGCGGGACGTCTCCGGGATCGCTGGCCGCCTTCGCCGCCTTTCTGCTTGTCGGCTTCGGCATCAAAGCGGGCGTTTGGCCCCTTGGCCGGCTCTGGCTTCCCGGGGCCCATTCCGTGGCTCCGTCTCCGGTGAGCGCGCTCCTGAGCGGCGTGATGCTGAAGACGGGCGTCTATGGCCTGATGCGGACGTTTCTTTTCATGGCCCCGAAGGCGGAAGAGAATTTCGACATCCGCGCCTGGGGAATCGGCATCGCCGCCCTCGGCACGATCACCCTTTTCATCGGCACCGTCCAATCCGTCAAACAGAGCGACGCCAAGAGGCTGCTGGCCTTCAGCTCCATCGGCCAGATCGGCTACATCGTCCTGGCCTCGGGCCTCGTGCTTGTTCTTGCTCCTTCGACCGACGCGGCGGCACAATATTTGGCCGTCATCGTCGCGGTCGGCGCGATGTATCACATCGTCAATCACGCCGTGTTCAAGGGCCTTCTGTTCATGACGGGCGGAAGCCTCCTTTATGCCACGGGAACGAAAGATCTCAACCGGCTCGGCGGTCTGATCACGCTCATGCCTCTCACCGCCGTCCTGGCCGGGATCGCCTCCCTCTCAATCTCGGGCATGCCGCCCACAAGCGGTTTCGCCAGCAAATGGTCGATCATCTCAAGTTCCCTTCTGGCCGGCCGGAGCGACGCGGCTCTGCTGTTTTTCGGGATTGTCGCCCTCTTTACGAGTGCGGTGACCCTGGCCTGTTATGTCAAATTCTTCGGCATGGCCTTCACATCCTCGGGGACGGAATGGACGGTCAAAAAGACGGTCCGGGAGGTCCCGGCGGCCATGCTGATTCCCAAAATCCTGCTCGCCGCCATCTGCGTGATTCAGGGACTGTTTCCTCTTCTCTTTTACGGCCTGTTCGGCCGGGTCTTCGCCGCATCCAAGGGATTCATCGCCGAAAACTCCTTATCCGTCATGGCCGGGGACGGCATTCTCCGTCTTTCTCTCTCGGGCATCCGGTTGAGATATCCGCCCTCCCTGCCCCCTGGGGAAATCGCGGCCGCTCTGAGCCCTCTCATTCTCTTCGCCGTCTTTCTTGGTGCCCTGATTCTGGCCTTCCTCCTGAAACGTGCGGGGGGAGCCAAGGAT